Proteins from one Desulfobacterales bacterium genomic window:
- a CDS encoding alpha/beta hydrolase, whose translation MKTVLWVLLLYSAYVGFIFLMQRQIMFPRGMIPSPSPDAAKVPGREQIWLDTSSEKVEAWYLPPARPLQRPGPAVIFAHGNGELIDFWPDELTPFRKMGIGVLLVEYPGYGRSGGSPSQKSITASFVAAYDRLKERPDIDPDRIILFGRSIGGGAVCALALARPSAALILMSTFMNVRAFAKNFLVPPFFVRDPFDNLAVVKTYPKPILFIHGKQDDVIPYRHGLALSQAAPNGKLLSYDCQHNDCLPGSGTFWQDVEAFLREAGILKDS comes from the coding sequence GTGAAAACTGTCTTATGGGTCCTGCTTTTGTATTCGGCCTACGTCGGTTTTATTTTTCTGATGCAGCGGCAAATCATGTTTCCCCGGGGGATGATCCCATCTCCTTCGCCGGATGCCGCCAAAGTGCCGGGCCGGGAACAGATCTGGCTGGACACATCTTCCGAAAAGGTTGAAGCCTGGTATCTGCCGCCGGCCAGACCTCTGCAGCGTCCAGGGCCGGCAGTGATCTTTGCCCACGGCAACGGTGAGTTGATTGATTTCTGGCCGGATGAGCTGACCCCGTTCCGTAAAATGGGCATCGGGGTGCTGCTGGTGGAATATCCCGGTTATGGGCGGTCCGGTGGGAGCCCTTCACAAAAAAGCATTACCGCATCATTTGTGGCAGCCTATGACCGGCTGAAAGAACGGCCGGATATTGATCCTGACAGGATCATCTTATTCGGTCGCTCCATCGGCGGCGGAGCGGTCTGCGCCCTGGCCCTGGCCCGGCCATCAGCGGCCTTGATACTAATGTCGACGTTTATGAATGTGCGCGCCTTTGCAAAAAACTTTCTGGTTCCCCCTTTTTTCGTGCGGGACCCATTCGACAATCTGGCCGTTGTAAAAACCTATCCCAAACCGATTCTTTTTATTCACGGCAAACAGGATGACGTCATTCCCTATCGCCACGGCCTGGCACTCTCCCAGGCGGCGCCAAACGGCAAACTGCTTTCCTATGATTGCCAACACAATGATTGCCTGCCGGGTTCAGGGACTTTCTGGCAGGATGTGGAGGCGTTTTTACGTGAAGCTGGAATCCTCAAAGATTCGTAA